Proteins from one Prevotella sp. E2-28 genomic window:
- the folK gene encoding 2-amino-4-hydroxy-6-hydroxymethyldihydropteridine diphosphokinase → MKNGNLHQVYLGLGSNLGNKEENLRKAISLINEQIGTVMRHSALFYSEPWGYESKNQFVNAVILVETPLSPHQVLKANQHIEHQLGKTEAHATDRNLTSHLSPLTSCIYHDRPIDIDILLFDDLQIDEPDLKVPHPLMQERPFVMIPLNEIRG, encoded by the coding sequence TTGAAAAATGGAAATTTGCATCAGGTATATCTGGGCCTTGGGTCTAACTTAGGAAACAAGGAAGAGAACCTACGCAAAGCAATTTCATTGATAAATGAGCAGATTGGCACCGTGATGCGCCACTCTGCTCTTTTCTATTCCGAGCCTTGGGGCTACGAGTCTAAGAATCAGTTCGTCAATGCCGTCATTCTCGTAGAGACCCCTCTTTCGCCTCATCAAGTATTAAAAGCCAACCAACACATTGAGCACCAGCTCGGCAAAACCGAAGCCCACGCCACCGACCGCAATCTCACCTCTCACCTCTCACCCCTCACTTCTTGCATCTACCACGACCGTCCCATCGATATCGACATCCTGCTTTTCGATGATCTCCAAATCGACGAGCCCGACCTAAAAGTTCCCCATCCCCTTATGCAGGAACGCCCATTTGTCATGATTCCTCTCAATGAGATAAGGGGATAA
- the queA gene encoding tRNA preQ1(34) S-adenosylmethionine ribosyltransferase-isomerase QueA, with translation MKLSQFKFKLPEEQVALYPPHRAFENEDGTIDRVYNRDQCKLMVVHRKSEKIEIFKKDADGNDTEEYMTFRNLLDYFDEGDTFIFNDTKVFPARLYGTKEKTDAQIEVFLLRELNEELRLWDVLVEPARKIRIGNKLFFDGEGPMVAEVIDNTTSRGRTLRFLYDCPHDEFKRELFSLGEAPLPRYIVDRRKAEPDDMEQFQTIYAKHEGAVTAPSTGLHFSRELMKMMEIRGYQFAFVTVHCSLGSFDPIEVEDLTKHKMNSEQMIITPEACDIVNNAKNEGRHICAVGISTMRATESAVGTDGMLKEFSGWTNKFIFPPYEFGLANSIITNFYHPESTMMMATAAFAGYDLTVEAYKTALKNDFKFGCYGDAMLVLDD, from the coding sequence ATGAAACTATCGCAATTCAAATTCAAACTCCCCGAGGAACAGGTAGCTCTCTACCCGCCTCACCGTGCTTTTGAAAACGAAGACGGAACCATTGACCGAGTATATAACCGCGACCAGTGTAAACTGATGGTGGTACACCGTAAGAGCGAAAAGATTGAGATTTTCAAGAAAGACGCCGACGGCAACGATACCGAGGAATATATGACATTCCGTAACCTGCTCGATTATTTCGATGAAGGAGACACCTTTATATTCAACGATACAAAAGTATTCCCTGCACGTCTTTACGGAACGAAGGAGAAGACTGATGCTCAGATTGAGGTATTCCTTCTTCGCGAGCTCAATGAAGAGTTGCGTTTGTGGGATGTTCTCGTTGAGCCTGCCCGAAAGATCCGCATAGGCAATAAGCTGTTCTTCGATGGCGAGGGTCCTATGGTGGCTGAGGTTATCGACAACACCACCAGTCGTGGACGTACCCTGCGTTTCCTCTACGACTGTCCTCACGATGAGTTTAAGCGCGAGCTGTTCTCACTTGGCGAGGCTCCCCTGCCCCGTTATATCGTTGACCGTCGTAAGGCTGAGCCCGATGATATGGAGCAGTTCCAGACCATCTATGCCAAGCACGAAGGTGCCGTCACAGCGCCCTCTACCGGTCTTCACTTCAGTCGTGAGCTGATGAAGATGATGGAGATTCGTGGCTATCAGTTTGCTTTCGTCACCGTTCATTGCAGCCTTGGTTCGTTTGACCCCATCGAGGTTGAGGATTTGACCAAGCACAAGATGAACTCTGAGCAGATGATTATTACCCCAGAGGCTTGTGACATCGTGAATAATGCCAAGAACGAAGGTCGCCATATCTGCGCAGTAGGTATCAGCACCATGCGTGCCACAGAATCTGCAGTAGGCACTGATGGTATGCTGAAAGAATTCAGCGGATGGACCAACAAGTTCATCTTTCCACCTTATGAGTTCGGATTGGCCAACAGCATCATCACCAACTTCTATCACCCAGAATCAACCATGATGATGGCTACTGCTGCTTTTGCTGGCTACGACCTTACCGTTGAAGCCTACAAGACTGCGTTAAAGAACGACTTCAAGTTTGGCTGCTACGGTGACGCCATGTTGGTACTTGACGATTAA
- the truB gene encoding tRNA pseudouridine(55) synthase TruB yields MNFQEGEFIYINKPYRMSSFGALAYVRTRLSKALHMKRLKTGHAGTLDPLATGVLILCTGKATKRIESLQLASKEYTATLQLGATTPSYDREHTVDMTYPTRHITRALIERVLPRFVGDIQQVPPIYSAVMIDGHRAYTLARQGSEAELKAKPIHIDEIELTDFNPDTMQMSIRVSCGKGTYIRSLARDIGEALGSGAFLTALCRTRLGDVRIEDCLTLDKFPAWLEQQEIEIKK; encoded by the coding sequence ATGAACTTTCAAGAGGGAGAATTCATATATATCAACAAGCCCTACCGGATGTCATCATTCGGTGCGTTGGCCTATGTCCGCACCCGTCTGTCGAAAGCACTCCATATGAAGCGATTGAAGACAGGCCATGCTGGCACGCTCGACCCACTGGCTACTGGTGTACTGATTCTCTGTACAGGCAAAGCAACCAAGCGCATTGAGTCATTACAACTAGCATCTAAAGAATATACAGCCACACTACAACTGGGGGCTACCACGCCCAGTTATGATCGTGAGCATACGGTTGATATGACCTACCCCACTCGCCATATCACGCGCGCCCTCATCGAGCGTGTGCTTCCCCGTTTTGTTGGAGACATCCAGCAGGTGCCCCCCATCTATTCCGCCGTGATGATTGACGGACACCGCGCCTACACGCTGGCACGTCAGGGCAGTGAGGCAGAACTGAAAGCAAAGCCCATTCATATTGACGAGATTGAGTTGACCGACTTCAATCCCGATACCATGCAGATGAGCATCCGCGTTAGCTGCGGCAAGGGTACCTATATCCGTTCCTTGGCTCGCGACATTGGCGAAGCCCTGGGTAGCGGTGCCTTCCTTACAGCCCTTTGTCGCACCCGTCTAGGCGATGTACGCATTGAAGACTGCCTGACGCTCGACAAATTCCCTGCTTGGCTGGAACAACAAGAAATAGAAATCAAGAAATAA
- a CDS encoding undecaprenyl-diphosphate phosphatase produces the protein MDWLQTIIIAVVEGLTEFLPVSSTGHMIITQHLLGLDPASLSKSDKAFVHAFTFIIQFGAILSVVCLYWKRFFQFDNTPAPEGSSLLQKLKHKYYFYWLLIVGVLPAVIIGLAAKKSGLLDWLLDSVEVVAVMLVVGGIFMLFCDKLFNKGTDATKLNEKRAFNIGLYQCISVIPGVSRSMATIVGGMTQGLTRKRAAEFSFFLAVPTMAGATLLDLLDLLKEEAEWATPHNIMMLILGCVVAFIVALLAMKWFVAFLTKYGFKAFGIYRIIVGGIIIILLLTGQSLAMVD, from the coding sequence ATGGATTGGCTACAGACTATTATCATTGCCGTTGTAGAAGGGCTCACCGAATTCTTGCCCGTATCTTCTACCGGCCACATGATTATCACCCAGCATCTGCTTGGCCTGGATCCCGCCTCTCTCAGCAAGAGCGACAAGGCTTTCGTCCATGCCTTCACATTCATCATCCAGTTTGGTGCCATACTGTCTGTTGTCTGCCTATATTGGAAACGCTTTTTCCAATTTGACAACACGCCAGCGCCCGAAGGCAGTTCGCTCTTACAGAAGCTGAAGCATAAGTACTACTTCTACTGGCTGCTCATCGTGGGAGTGTTGCCCGCCGTTATCATCGGCCTTGCCGCAAAGAAGTCCGGCCTGCTCGACTGGCTGCTCGACAGCGTTGAGGTGGTGGCCGTCATGCTTGTAGTTGGCGGTATCTTCATGCTTTTCTGCGACAAACTGTTCAACAAGGGCACCGATGCCACCAAACTGAACGAGAAGCGCGCTTTCAACATTGGCCTATATCAGTGTATTTCCGTTATTCCCGGTGTATCTCGCTCAATGGCAACTATCGTAGGCGGCATGACGCAGGGACTGACCCGCAAGCGGGCTGCCGAGTTCTCATTCTTCCTGGCTGTGCCCACAATGGCAGGAGCCACTCTGCTCGACTTGCTCGATTTGCTGAAGGAAGAAGCCGAATGGGCCACTCCCCACAACATCATGATGCTCATCCTGGGCTGTGTAGTGGCATTTATTGTGGCTCTGCTGGCCATGAAATGGTTTGTTGCATTCCTGACGAAATACGGTTTCAAGGCATTCGGCATCTACCGCATCATCGTTGGCGGCATCATCATCATCTTGCTGCTGACAGGTCAATCACTTGCAATGGTCGATTAA
- a CDS encoding DUF3098 domain-containing protein, with amino-acid sequence MDKKDFAFGRMNFILLAISMIIVIIGFILMAGDGSTQEAYNPDIFSAQRIKVAPVVCLIGFVSMIYAVVHKSK; translated from the coding sequence ATGGATAAGAAAGATTTTGCTTTTGGACGAATGAATTTCATCCTTTTGGCAATCAGCATGATAATCGTCATCATCGGTTTCATCCTAATGGCTGGTGACGGATCTACCCAAGAAGCCTATAATCCCGACATTTTCAGTGCACAGCGTATAAAAGTTGCGCCAGTGGTATGTCTTATTGGCTTTGTTTCAATGATTTATGCCGTTGTCCACAAAAGCAAGTAA
- a CDS encoding ABC transporter permease — MRKSRNLEKRRHGLQMLTLCISTTMVLTLLGLVMLSVLTAHNLQRSLRENVEISVILGDTISKENGLALGRVIESRPYAHHVTYISSEDALKMATKEMGIDPTEFTGTNPFSPELTVTMEADYANTDSLAQIKKKLLKDKRVVDVAYTKDEIEGMNRILEPISIALLGLSALLIFICYTLISNSIQLSVYSRRFLIHTMKLVGASWGFIRRPFLKQAVVVGIISAILTCILIGCIIYAIMPYMPHIEDIMTWRELAITAASVFVFGFVITMICTLLSVNKFLRMTAGELYKI, encoded by the coding sequence ATGAGAAAAAGCAGAAATCTGGAGAAACGTCGGCACGGGCTGCAAATGCTGACCTTATGTATTAGCACCACAATGGTACTAACGCTCTTGGGATTAGTAATGCTATCTGTACTGACAGCTCACAATTTACAAAGAAGTTTACGAGAGAACGTAGAAATCAGCGTTATCCTTGGCGACACCATTTCCAAGGAGAACGGATTGGCTTTAGGACGCGTCATCGAAAGCCGCCCCTATGCCCATCATGTGACTTATATAAGTAGCGAAGATGCTTTAAAGATGGCCACCAAAGAGATGGGCATTGACCCTACCGAGTTTACAGGCACCAACCCTTTCTCTCCAGAGCTGACTGTCACGATGGAAGCAGACTATGCTAACACAGATTCTTTAGCACAAATCAAGAAAAAACTTCTTAAGGACAAACGAGTTGTTGATGTAGCCTATACCAAAGATGAGATTGAAGGTATGAACCGCATTCTTGAGCCTATCAGCATAGCCCTCTTGGGACTGTCGGCATTACTCATCTTCATTTGCTACACACTGATTAGCAACTCTATCCAACTGAGTGTTTACTCACGTCGTTTCCTTATCCACACAATGAAACTCGTTGGTGCATCATGGGGATTCATCCGCCGTCCCTTCCTCAAACAGGCCGTCGTTGTAGGAATCATCTCAGCTATCCTGACCTGTATTCTGATTGGTTGCATCATCTATGCCATTATGCCTTACATGCCTCATATTGAAGACATTATGACATGGCGCGAGTTAGCCATCACAGCCGCCTCCGTGTTTGTTTTCGGCTTTGTTATTACAATGATTTGTACGCTGTTATCTGTCAATAAGTTCTTACGTATGACAGCAGGTGAGTTGTACAAGATTTAA
- a CDS encoding IMP cyclohydrolase gives MAEVKKIKTALISVFHKDGLDELLKKLNAEGVKFLSTGGTQKFIEEQGYPCQKVEDVTTYPSILGGRVKTLHPKVFGGILGRRDNEGDREQMAKYEIPEIDLVIVDLYPFEQTVASGASEADIIEKIDIGGISLIRAGAKNFKDVVIVPSKAEYGVLLDILNQKGAQTDIEDRKMFASRAFGVSSHYDTAIHSWFVANK, from the coding sequence ATGGCTGAAGTTAAAAAGATTAAGACCGCACTGATTTCCGTATTCCACAAAGATGGATTGGACGAGTTGTTGAAGAAGTTGAACGCAGAAGGCGTTAAGTTCTTGTCTACTGGTGGTACCCAGAAGTTTATTGAAGAGCAGGGCTATCCTTGCCAGAAGGTAGAGGATGTAACTACATATCCTTCTATCTTGGGTGGTCGTGTAAAGACCTTACACCCAAAGGTATTTGGAGGAATCCTCGGACGTCGTGACAATGAAGGTGATCGTGAGCAGATGGCTAAGTACGAGATTCCTGAGATTGATCTCGTGATTGTTGACCTCTATCCCTTTGAGCAGACTGTTGCCAGTGGCGCTAGCGAGGCTGATATTATCGAGAAGATTGATATCGGTGGTATTTCGCTGATCCGTGCTGGTGCAAAGAATTTCAAGGACGTAGTGATTGTTCCTTCAAAAGCTGAGTACGGCGTATTGCTTGATATCCTGAATCAGAAAGGCGCTCAGACAGATATCGAAGATCGTAAGATGTTCGCTTCTCGTGCTTTCGGCGTTAGCAGTCATTATGACACAGCCATTCATAGTTGGTTTGTTGCCAACAAGTAA
- a CDS encoding rod shape-determining protein: protein MGFFSFRQELAMDLGTANTIIISDDKIVVDEPSVVALDRRTDKMIAVGQMAKMMYEKTHDNIRTIRPLRDGVIADFSACEQMMRGLIKMVHTGHHFFSPSLRMVIGVPSGSTEVELRAVRDSAEHADGRDVYLIFEPMAAAIGIGIDVEAPEGNMIVDIGGGSTEIAVISLGGIVSNNSIRTAGDDLTADIQEYMSRQHNVKVSERMAERIKINVGSALTDLGDEGPEDYIVHGPNRITALPMEVPVCYQEIAHCLDKTIAKIENAVLSALENTPPELYADIVKNGIYLSGGGALLRGLDKRLEDKINIEFHVPEDPLHSVAKGAGVALKNVDRFKFLMR, encoded by the coding sequence ATGGGATTTTTTAGTTTTAGACAAGAACTGGCCATGGACCTTGGCACGGCCAACACGATTATAATCAGTGATGACAAGATCGTGGTAGATGAACCATCTGTGGTGGCTTTGGACCGCCGTACGGACAAGATGATTGCCGTAGGACAGATGGCCAAGATGATGTATGAAAAGACACATGACAATATCCGCACTATCCGTCCGCTTCGTGACGGTGTGATAGCCGACTTCTCTGCTTGTGAACAGATGATGCGTGGCTTGATCAAGATGGTGCATACAGGTCATCATTTCTTCTCGCCTTCGCTGCGTATGGTGATTGGCGTTCCCAGTGGTTCTACTGAAGTGGAGCTGCGTGCAGTACGTGATTCTGCCGAGCATGCTGATGGACGTGATGTCTATCTGATTTTTGAACCGATGGCTGCCGCTATTGGTATCGGTATTGATGTGGAGGCTCCAGAGGGAAACATGATTGTTGATATCGGTGGCGGTTCTACTGAGATTGCAGTTATCTCGCTGGGCGGTATCGTATCAAACAACTCAATCCGTACGGCTGGTGATGACCTGACAGCCGATATTCAGGAATATATGTCTCGCCAGCATAACGTGAAGGTTTCTGAGCGTATGGCCGAGCGTATTAAGATTAACGTAGGCTCTGCATTGACCGATCTGGGTGATGAAGGTCCTGAGGACTATATCGTACATGGCCCTAACCGTATCACTGCTCTGCCTATGGAGGTTCCTGTATGCTATCAGGAAATTGCCCATTGCTTGGATAAGACTATTGCCAAGATTGAGAACGCTGTGCTCTCGGCTTTGGAGAATACACCTCCCGAACTGTATGCCGATATCGTGAAGAACGGTATTTACCTCAGTGGTGGCGGTGCTCTGCTGCGTGGTCTGGACAAGCGTCTGGAGGATAAAATCAATATTGAATTCCATGTACCTGAGGATCCTTTGCATTCTGTGGCAAAGGGTGCTGGTGTCGCACTGAAGAATGTTGACCGTTTCAAATTCTTGATGAGATAG
- the mreC gene encoding rod shape-determining protein MreC, which translates to MHNLLAFLTQYYHWLIFLFLEVVSGVMLFKYNSYQGSTWISSANAVVGTVYEWQSGIEHFFSLSQRSEELTKRNLLLERQVELLRQDLAEANVDSSRFQKREMELLHQYELISAKVVSNTVHRIDNLITIDKGSADGVKTDMGVACGTGLVGVVYQTCDHYSVVIPVLNHLSHISVTIRNRGYFGYLTWDGRTPVVAYVEDVPRHAQFKNGDWVETSGYSSIFPPGISVGKIVDIKDSEDGLSYRLKVHLSTDFSCLRDVCVITEQGFTERMELQQAAIDSLKRIQ; encoded by the coding sequence ATGCACAACCTGCTGGCATTCCTTACCCAATACTACCACTGGCTAATCTTCCTTTTTTTGGAAGTAGTCAGTGGTGTGATGCTGTTTAAGTACAACAGTTATCAAGGCAGTACGTGGATATCATCTGCTAATGCTGTGGTTGGTACGGTCTATGAATGGCAGTCGGGTATTGAGCATTTCTTTTCTTTATCCCAAAGAAGTGAGGAACTGACTAAGCGGAATCTTCTCCTGGAGCGTCAGGTGGAGTTGCTGCGACAGGATTTGGCCGAAGCGAACGTCGATTCTTCCAGGTTCCAGAAACGGGAGATGGAGTTGCTGCATCAGTATGAGCTGATATCAGCTAAAGTGGTAAGCAATACGGTGCATCGTATAGATAACCTGATTACCATTGATAAAGGTAGTGCTGATGGCGTGAAGACTGATATGGGCGTGGCTTGTGGAACAGGTCTTGTGGGTGTGGTCTATCAGACCTGTGACCATTATTCGGTAGTTATTCCAGTGTTGAATCATCTATCGCATATTAGTGTTACCATCCGTAATCGCGGTTATTTCGGCTATCTGACTTGGGATGGCAGAACGCCTGTGGTGGCTTATGTTGAGGATGTACCCCGTCATGCGCAGTTTAAAAATGGTGACTGGGTGGAGACGAGTGGCTATTCCTCTATTTTCCCACCAGGAATCTCTGTTGGTAAGATAGTTGATATCAAGGACTCTGAGGATGGCTTGTCTTATCGCCTGAAGGTGCATCTTTCTACAGATTTCTCATGTCTACGAGATGTCTGTGTTATTACTGAACAAGGATTTACAGAGCGTATGGAGTTGCAACAAGCAGCTATTGATTCTCTGAAACGCATACAATAA
- the mreD gene encoding rod shape-determining protein MreD, whose protein sequence is MLIAFCLAQVLVFNRVHVFNCVTPLLYVYFAIIFPRNYPKWAILLWCFTIGVIMDAFSNTPGVASASMTLIGVLQPILLELFLPRDADEKIKVSASVLGIGKFVTMSSILTFIFCLVFFTLEAFSFFDWIYWLESVVGSTILTLILIFTFECFRK, encoded by the coding sequence ATGTTGATAGCATTCTGCTTGGCACAGGTCTTGGTGTTTAACCGAGTTCATGTGTTTAACTGTGTTACGCCTTTATTGTATGTTTATTTTGCTATTATCTTCCCACGTAATTATCCGAAATGGGCTATCTTATTGTGGTGTTTCACAATAGGAGTGATTATGGATGCATTTTCTAACACGCCAGGTGTGGCATCGGCTTCCATGACTTTAATAGGTGTGTTGCAGCCCATCCTTTTGGAATTGTTCTTGCCTCGTGATGCTGATGAGAAGATAAAGGTATCGGCATCGGTGCTGGGTATAGGGAAGTTTGTTACAATGTCGTCAATCCTGACTTTTATTTTCTGTCTGGTCTTTTTTACTCTGGAGGCATTTAGTTTCTTTGATTGGATCTATTGGCTGGAGAGTGTGGTGGGTAGTACCATCCTCACACTTATTCTGATTTTTACATTTGAGTGTTTTAGGAAGTAG
- the mrdA gene encoding penicillin-binding protein 2 — translation MKNYELDNRRFVIAGVAILIVAVYIIRLFTLQLMSDDYKKNADSNAFLKKIDYPSRGVITDRNGKLLVYNQPSYDIMVVMNEAKDHLDTMDFCDALGISRAEFDERMASIKDRSKNPGYSRFTQQMFRSQLSDHDFSVLQEKMYRFPGFYVQKRSIRQYEYPYAAHVLGDVAEVSPADIEEDDYYQSGDYIGKLGIERSYEKYLRGEKGVQILLRDAHGRIQGSYMNGELDRPPVPGKNLTLGLDIELQALGERLLEGKIGSIVAIEPKTGEILCMVSSPSYDPRMMVGRQRSKSHRMLSQDAWKPLLNRSIMGQYPPGSTFKTTQALTFLSEGIITPQTAYPCYHGFVFKGLRVGCHGHGSPLPLVPALSTSCNGFFCWGLYHMIGNRQKYPTVQVAMDTWRDYMVSMGFGYRLGVDLPGERRGLIPNAFFYDKAYKGSWNGLTIISISIGQGEVNATPLQIANLGATIANRGYFITPHVVKTIEDGELDTLFTKKRYTMAKREAYDYVVQGMRSAALGGTCHELAKYDFMACGKTGTAQNRGHDHSVFMGFAPMDDPKIAVAVYVENGGWGATYGVPIGGLIMEKYLHGELSEASKARALDIQEKRINYGTSDR, via the coding sequence GTGAAGAATTACGAGCTGGACAATAGGCGGTTTGTGATAGCGGGCGTGGCAATACTGATTGTCGCTGTCTATATCATACGTTTGTTTACGCTCCAGCTAATGAGTGACGACTATAAGAAGAATGCAGACTCAAATGCTTTCCTGAAAAAGATTGATTATCCTTCCCGTGGCGTTATCACTGACCGTAACGGAAAACTGCTGGTATATAACCAACCGTCGTATGATATTATGGTAGTGATGAACGAGGCAAAGGACCATTTGGATACAATGGATTTCTGTGATGCCCTCGGCATTTCAAGGGCAGAATTTGATGAACGCATGGCTAGCATCAAAGATCGTTCAAAGAATCCTGGTTATTCGCGTTTTACACAGCAGATGTTCCGAAGTCAGTTGTCTGACCATGACTTCAGTGTGTTACAGGAGAAAATGTATCGTTTCCCTGGTTTTTATGTTCAGAAGCGTAGTATTCGCCAATACGAATATCCGTATGCAGCTCACGTATTAGGTGATGTAGCTGAGGTGTCACCTGCTGATATTGAGGAGGATGATTATTACCAGTCGGGCGACTACATAGGAAAGTTGGGCATAGAACGCTCGTATGAGAAATATCTTCGCGGCGAGAAGGGCGTGCAGATATTGTTGCGTGATGCTCATGGACGTATTCAGGGTAGTTATATGAATGGTGAGCTAGACCGTCCACCAGTACCTGGTAAGAACCTGACCCTTGGGCTCGATATTGAATTGCAGGCATTGGGTGAGCGTTTGTTGGAAGGGAAAATAGGATCGATTGTTGCTATTGAACCAAAGACGGGAGAGATATTATGTATGGTCAGTTCTCCAAGCTATGACCCTCGGATGATGGTTGGACGACAGCGTTCCAAAAGTCACCGTATGTTGAGTCAGGATGCGTGGAAACCATTGTTGAACCGTTCTATCATGGGACAGTACCCGCCAGGCTCGACGTTTAAGACAACTCAGGCATTGACATTCCTTTCTGAGGGAATTATTACTCCACAGACAGCATATCCCTGTTATCATGGTTTCGTGTTTAAAGGATTGCGCGTGGGATGTCATGGTCATGGTTCGCCTCTGCCGCTGGTGCCGGCTTTATCGACATCATGTAATGGTTTTTTCTGCTGGGGACTGTATCACATGATTGGTAACCGTCAGAAATATCCTACAGTGCAAGTGGCTATGGACACATGGCGCGACTATATGGTTTCCATGGGCTTTGGCTATCGGTTAGGTGTAGATCTGCCAGGCGAACGACGCGGCTTGATTCCTAATGCATTCTTTTATGATAAGGCTTATAAGGGTTCTTGGAATGGACTAACTATCATCTCTATATCTATCGGACAGGGTGAGGTAAATGCAACCCCTCTTCAGATTGCGAACTTAGGGGCTACGATAGCTAACCGTGGTTATTTCATTACCCCTCATGTGGTGAAAACAATAGAGGATGGTGAACTGGATACCCTTTTCACTAAGAAACGTTATACGATGGCGAAGCGTGAGGCTTATGACTATGTGGTGCAGGGTATGCGTTCTGCAGCCCTTGGCGGTACATGTCATGAGTTGGCAAAATATGATTTTATGGCATGTGGCAAGACGGGTACGGCTCAGAACCGTGGTCATGACCACTCCGTTTTTATGGGATTTGCCCCTATGGATGATCCTAAGATAGCTGTAGCTGTTTATGTAGAAAATGGTGGGTGGGGTGCAACCTACGGTGTGCCTATCGGTGGCTTGATTATGGAGAAGTATCTGCATGGTGAGTTGTCTGAGGCATCTAAGGCAAGGGCGCTTGATATTCAGGAAAAACGAATCAACTATGGTACGTCAGACAGATAG
- the rodA gene encoding rod shape-determining protein RodA, which yields MVRQTDRKNSVIRSIDWWTVIIYVALLSFGWISVCGASYDYGDADLFSLSARSGMQIVWIGTSLVLGTVLLLLDDRLYDTFAYVIFGILLLLLFATIFNPHSIKGSRSWLVLGPLRLQPAEFAKFATALALAKFMGTYGYDINKTKDFLKTLAIILTPMLFIVMQRETGSALVYLAFFLVFYREGMTGSVLFTGVAMVLYFVIGIRFAEPTIWHTPTSVGYFVVFILIQVFSSAMIGVYCRRWDKALLCMGVCQGVTLVCLLFSFYVIPFDLFWVQLSLCVLLMGYLLWHAMRTRVHNYLWIFAFAAGSLIFFNSADYALNNVLEKHQRTRINVLLGLEEDLKGAGYNVHQSEIAIGSGGLEGKGFLNGTQTKLKYVPEQDTDFIFCTVGEEEGFVGAAGVLLLFLALILRLIHLAERQQTTFGRVYGYCVLSIFLFHVFINVGMVLGLTPVIGIPLPFFSYGGSSLWGFTFLLFIFLRIDAGRNLIKT from the coding sequence ATGGTACGTCAGACAGATAGGAAAAACAGCGTTATACGTTCCATTGACTGGTGGACGGTAATCATCTATGTGGCTCTGTTGTCATTTGGATGGATTAGTGTCTGCGGTGCCAGCTATGACTATGGTGATGCGGATCTGTTCTCACTATCGGCACGTTCTGGTATGCAGATTGTGTGGATAGGTACCTCACTCGTACTGGGTACTGTCCTGTTGTTGCTTGATGATAGACTTTACGATACTTTCGCTTATGTTATCTTTGGCATATTGCTATTATTGCTGTTTGCAACGATATTCAATCCGCATAGTATCAAAGGATCCCGATCATGGCTTGTGCTTGGCCCTTTGCGCCTACAGCCTGCTGAGTTTGCCAAATTTGCAACGGCCTTGGCTTTGGCAAAGTTCATGGGTACATACGGCTATGATATCAATAAGACAAAAGATTTCCTGAAGACATTAGCTATTATCTTGACCCCCATGCTCTTTATTGTCATGCAGCGTGAAACGGGTTCTGCACTGGTATATCTGGCTTTCTTCCTAGTGTTCTATCGTGAGGGAATGACGGGTAGTGTATTGTTTACGGGTGTAGCAATGGTGCTTTATTTTGTAATAGGAATCCGTTTTGCCGAGCCTACAATATGGCATACACCTACCTCGGTGGGGTATTTTGTGGTATTTATCCTGATCCAGGTATTTTCTTCTGCTATGATAGGCGTTTATTGCAGACGCTGGGATAAAGCTCTTTTATGTATGGGAGTATGTCAGGGTGTTACTCTTGTATGTCTGTTGTTTTCCTTCTATGTTATTCCATTTGACCTGTTTTGGGTGCAGTTGTCCTTGTGTGTGTTGCTGATGGGCTATTTGCTTTGGCATGCAATGCGCACGCGTGTACATAATTATTTATGGATATTCGCATTTGCAGCAGGTTCTCTTATTTTCTTCAATTCTGCTGATTATGCCTTGAATAATGTATTGGAGAAGCATCAGCGTACACGTATTAATGTGTTATTGGGACTGGAAGAAGACTTGAAAGGTGCAGGCTATAATGTACATCAGAGTGAGATAGCCATTGGCTCAGGTGGTCTTGAAGGTAAAGGATTCCTGAATGGCACACAGACAAAGTTAAAGTATGTGCCTGAACAAGATACTGATTTTATCTTTTGTACCGTTGGTGAGGAAGAAGGTTTTGTGGGAGCTGCTGGTGTCCTTCTGTTGTTCCTGGCATTGATTCTAAGACTCATTCATTTGGCGGAACGTCAGCAAACAACATTTGGACGTGTTTACGGTTATTGTGTATTGTCCATATTCCTATTTCATGTGTTTATCAATGTTGGTATGGTATTAGGACTAACGCCGGTTATTGGTATTCCTTTGCCGTTTTTCTCTTATGGCGGATCGTCACTGTGGGGCTTTACGTTCTTGCTGTTTATCTTCTTGCGTATAGACGCTGGGCGTAACCTGATAAAGACCTAA